gcgttttttttttttgatatacctcttttttttatatttgtggCTTCTCCCttaatatttctatattcatttttttttaaataaaaaaaaaaaagcatatatatataatatttaaagaaaatgattttacatataaaaacataaaaaaaataaaattaaaataaaaatatacaattgTCCAGAACTATGTCCTTCATCTTGTGATAAGACATTTTTTGCTACTGTGAAAgcctataaaaaaaaaataaaaagtttttatatatactattcactttatatttatattatttttaaatggatacttaactaaaataaaataaaagaaaagacTTAGTTTTTCCATCTTTAGaacaataaaattttctcTATATGTTTGTTTTACTAGTGAATtagttataaatttattatatatatgttttgttatacatataaataaaaatgtaaaaggaaatttttataattatatatgaatataactATAacctttatattttaattaaaaaaaaaaaaaaaagaaaaaaaatgaaataaaacggtataattatatgttaaataacaatttttttttaattacacaTGATTTTTGTAGGAActtaaattctttttaacAAAGAAACATTATtaatcttatttttaaaactttttctttctattttttttttttttatttagaaaaatatttatttaaatttttaatataaaagattGTATATAATTATCATGATAGATATGTTGTCTTTTTGTTCGTGTAAAcgtttttaataatttcggtttttttttctttcaacagaataacaataaaaaaaaaagtttaacaTAATTGTAAAAAcgtaattattaaaatatgtacTAAAAATATTGcataatttttacatatatatataattaaaatgaaaGATATAGccataaataatatataaaaaatgtaaatgttctttattattttataaaaactcatttatatttttttgataaataaGCATGCACATTTCTTGAACAAAAGTTTAAGACATTCATATTGTTGCttctatttaatattttttgaactaaaaatgattttctattatttttgttgaattaaataccttttttttatcagaaaaaaaaaaattatatatatatagtaaaatAAAGCAAAATAAAAGGGTTCAATAGATGTAATAActttaaataagaatattaCGTAGAAACACTATAATAATAGACATGGATCAtatctaataaaaaagaaaaaacaaaaaaagtaattaaaGGTAATATAAAAAACCAAATATATGAGAAAACTttgtaaacaaaaaaaagtttaaaatatAACTAAATTCGGTTAggatttttatatttgaaaatGTTAATGAATTATTGTAATATATtacaattaaaataaatttttgtattttattcatttattattttatattataatttcttcctttttaaatttttgatTCATTTTTTACCCTCAAgaattcattaattttattttattcttttttttttttttttttaatagaaatatttaaacttttgttattttttgaaaactTTCAATGTTCCATCTTCAGTATTTTTctttacaaaaataattatccATATCTTTAtacattattcttttttttttttacaaataaccaaggtatttatttataaatttttctagtttttttttataattaatttttttgttacatTTTTACTAAATTCATCCTATTTTTACTTGTTTATTctattgaatttttttcagttttttatattttatactaATCTTTATATGGCAAATTCCCAatccaaattttttttatttatgtatcATAAAAATAGTTTGAAGTATTGTAGGATGTgataaaatgtaaaaataatttttaaaaataaactatATTGTATTTCACTTCCCACATAATtaagaatattataaatctattaaatatatttttattgttttatatGATAATGCATATATTAATAgagttttatataaatagatAAGGAATTAAAAATCtttaagattaaaaaaatttttttaaataaacatatgctaataaaaattcaatatAGATAATATATAGTATGTTATTGTAAATTACcactaattttataaaaaaaatttaacttaGATGCATtccttaaaatattttcaaataagTCTAGAGAAAATGCATTTTTCTCATGtataattcaaaattttattaataaaaatatatatgtataatagtattaaaaaatattaaaagtgaaagatttcttatataaaaaaataaataaatataaatgaaaaaaatattattttattaaaatatttaagaaattatattcattaataGCCGTGATAGCTCAGTTGGGAGAGCGTCAGACTGAAGATCTGAAGGTCCCTGGTTCGATCCCTGGTCACGGCATTTAATTATAAGAaagttatattttatattataatttatttataaataaatttatataaaattttaaatatatatttaaataaaaatacttttatttatatatttatttataatttttttttttatatttaaaatatgccaaatgtatttaaaattattaagttcatttaattttacataatGGATATATACGAAATTATTagattattttatattttaatattatacaaaaaaaaaaaaattttcatacaaatacaaaatatatcaataatttaattattcttCTTACCAAAGGAAAATAACAAATTTCTTTTCTACGTTTTATgcatattatataatagaaatttattgataatttatttaataatgaaatatattttttatttaaatcatataaaaatgttattcatatttcttttataataaaacgTATATGAATCTAAAATAATAGTTGTAAAttacttttaattaaataattttaaaaaaaaaatgtagaaaataaaaatagaaactTTTAAacgaaaaattaaaaaaataaaaatgttaacaaaaaaaaaaaaagaaaaagaatattaataaaaaaattaataataataaaagattttATATAACAAACATGAAAActtcaataaaaaattagttgCATAACTTTTAGTCTTGAAAAATAgcactttttatatttcttaaatttaatattgaCATTAAAAATCTTTCAAATCCTAAAGCTAAGCCTCCATGTGGTTTAGAAGAAAATTGAAATGaattgaaatatttatgtaaggttgaatttttatttattatattttgaaagTGATTCAAATAATCGATAATTGTAAAATCTGCTttgtttaaatattttaataaatcagtatttttattttcttttagtactttaaataacaaaataggcaaattattaattctttggCTACCTGATATAATTTCGATccctttgtaaataaaatcaaAACTATTTGTAAATCTGAGATCATACATATTGCTTAAGGTATAATAAGGCCGGAGATATATAGGATACTGatcaattataaataaatccGTTTCATAATTATACTTTAGAAATAGATATATGTAATTTAATTGGTCATTTGTAAAATCATCATAAAAGAgatatttatcttttagaTTCATATACTCTAATGCTTGTttcacatatattttttttcccccTTGAAAACTATTCAACAagcttaaaaaattataattacttACTTCTGTTTTAGAATCTATTTTCTTCTCTTCATTAATATCACAACGTTTGTAGTAActattatatgtattattatatatttgtgAACAATTGTTATCTACGATAAAGTCATTAATGTTTGTgtgatttaaattataatttatataatcatgctttttttcaatatcattttcattactGTAATAGTAATTGTTACCACTACATTTTTTCACAAAAGagttttcataaattttattaaagaatAACAATATAGTTTTATATAACTCGTctctatttaaattatttaaaaatttatacacATTTGAAGAGCCATTTTctctttcatttttattttcttttatatttattttatatttacttacaatttttttgtaataataaacattatgcaatttattattttcacaGGGTtcaaatgttatttttttttttaatatatttctttcttCATCACTAAGGAttctaatatatttcttatacgtatcattatatatatatttgtcaaatgaatttttttttaagtaatatTTATCAAGTATTTCATGAGCTTCGCAAAAGGATAATACAATGggattttttgaaattttacttttttcaaaagttacttttttatttctttgaattaaattaattaaatttaattcatgAGGAAAAAtctgatttaaataattatttaaatattttagtaaatcatacatataaataatcaTTTCGTAATAATTATCATAAATCACTTGTTCTATGTCTAGTGAAATAAATTCATTCAAGTGTCTTGAAGtatgaaaattttcatttctatatgaataattcatctcaaaaattttttcaaaatctGAATTTATTAGCATTTGTTTATAAAATTGAGGGCTTTGAGCTAGcaataaattttcattttcaattttaaagCAGTTACTTCCACCTTCTGAACCATTCAATTCAATAAAAGTTTTTTCTGtactctttttatttatatcttctttttttttattcattttaatatCAAAATTTTCACCTGATTCTCTATtattaactttattttttctattaatctTTATAAGTTTCGATGTGAATActtctttataattatctTTATACAATAAGCTTTTTAACTTTTCAGATAATttacttttaatattaaaaattatatgatttactgaatttctataatttaaacaaaaatgatgtaattttaaaatatgttcATTGGAGtttattatttcatcatCATTTATAAATGAATCATTTGATCTATTTtcatagatatatatattatttttatcattttcatttttttctgtagttttttcttctattttattatatttattatcatcctttgaaaaattaaaatttactactattttttttgtgttttcctcatctttttcatttctttgtACATCTGTTTCTTTATCATCTCTTCCAGCTTCTTTCAAATTTCTGTAATTTAAATTTGGAATGTTTttcatttcatttaaaaaactaTTATCGTTAATTATAACaggtatattaaaaaaagattcggatatacaaaatattttatgtatgATAATCTCTAAACTTTTCTGATTTCGTAAACTTTCTATGTAAGAAACATTCATTTTTTGCAGATCCCCATGAACTTTTATATTTCCAATAATGTCAACAacactttcattttttaaacttttaatatatttaaacatatcatctaatttttcattttttaattttttttcataaatacaAGTTAAATATAAACCGTAATCTTgtcttaaatataaaaaaattcttttggactgtttaatttttttttctattctccctctaatatgtatataatttttatctataatCGTTCTTTTTTCTGTATTTTCATCTTTCGAATTAATACttataaaattatgtttatgttcttcaatatatttgataatactttcataaaaataaaattttctatttacATAGGtctcataaaaaaaagatagatCACCAAATTCTATCAAATTTATGTAatcatcataatttttacttaaatcTAGAGtctctaatttattttcgtgcttttttagattttttttttcaggaAATATTCCATTTTCTTTGTTAATGCTTTTCttaagaataaatatatattttttttttcttattttttctttattcaaaataaagtttaaagaatataaattaatgaaatttttaaatttatttcttctcttattatttttgttaataaaattatagatATTTCTACTTTCAATTTTTACTAAACATCTACAATCAAatgatttataattttttttatttatattaaaaaaaatagggcATTTAAGTATAGAGGATGTGTAAACATTTCtaaagtatatatttaagtataataataaatgtctgaaaattttcattttttttttttttttgtgtacaaattttaataaaaaaaaaaaaaaaacgaaaaTTTTCTAGCTACTCTTTcttcattttaaaattttttatgtatactacattaacaaaaaaaaaaaaaaaaaagaagataaaataaaattaaataaaataaaataaataaaaatataaaaataaagaaataagcAAAATACACTAGT
The genomic region above belongs to Plasmodium relictum strain SGS1 genome assembly, chromosome: 10 and contains:
- a CDS encoding aspartate--tRNA ligase, putative; its protein translation is MKIFRHLLLYLNIYFRNVYTSSILKCPIFFNINKKNYKSFDCRCLVKIESRNIYNFINKNNKRRNKFKNFINLYSLNFILNKEKIRKKKYIFILKKSINKENGIFPEKKNLKKHENKLETLDLSKNYDDYINLIEFGDLSFFYETYVNRKFYFYESIIKYIEEHKHNFISINSKDENTEKRTIIDKNYIHIRGRIEKKIKQSKRIFLYLRQDYGLYLTCIYEKKLKNEKLDDMFKYIKSLKNESVVDIIGNIKVHGDLQKMNVSYIESLRNQKSLEIIIHKIFCISESFFNIPVIINDNSFLNEMKNIPNLNYRNLKEAGRDDKETDVQRNEKDEENTKKIVVNFNFSKDDNKYNKIEEKTTEKNENDKNNIYIYENRSNDSFINDDEIINSNEHILKLHHFCLNYRNSVNHIIFNIKSKLSEKLKSLLYKDNYKEVFTSKLIKINRKNKVNNRESGENFDIKMNKKKEDINKKSTEKTFIELNGSEGGSNCFKIENENLLLAQSPQFYKQMLINSDFEKIFEMNYSYRNENFHTSRHLNEFISLDIEQVIYDNYYEMIIYMYDLLKYLNNYLNQIFPHELNLINLIQRNKKVTFEKSKISKNPIVLSFCEAHEILDKYYLKKNSFDKYIYNDTYKKYIRILSDEERNILKKKITFEPCENNKLHNVYYYKKIVSKYKINIKENKNERENGSSNVYKFLNNLNRDELYKTILLFFNKIYENSFVKKCSGNNYYYSNENDIEKKHDYINYNLNHTNINDFIVDNNCSQIYNNTYNSYYKRCDINEEKKIDSKTEVSNYNFLSLLNSFQGGKKIYVKQALEYMNLKDKYLFYDDFTNDQLNYIYLFLKYNYETDLFIIDQYPIYLRPYYTLSNMYDLRFTNSFDFIYKGIEIISGSQRINNLPILLFKVLKENKNTDLLKYLNKADFTIIDYLNHFQNIINKNSTLHKYFNSFQFSSKPHGGLALGFERFLMSILNLRNIKSAIFQD